One genomic window of Streptomonospora nanhaiensis includes the following:
- the fmt gene encoding methionyl-tRNA formyltransferase produces MKLVFAGTPEAAVPSLKTLLASRHEVAAVVTRPDARAGRGRKVVPSPVAQVAAEAGVEVLKPHKAADPEFLARLRAIAPDCCPVVAYGALLRQEALDIPAHGWVNLHFSLLPQWRGAAPVQHALLHGDDLTGAATFLIEPDLDSGPVFGTVVEPIGPHDTSGDLLARLAETGAGLLLRTLDGIEAGTLRPQPQSADGVSFAPKLTSADAEVDFTAPAMRVDRLIRACTPAPGAWTTFRGERLKLGPVRPRTDADALPPGALAVTRAGVFAGTATHPVELGEVQPQGKRAMPAADWARGVRPAEADVLGA; encoded by the coding sequence ATGAAGCTCGTCTTCGCAGGAACCCCCGAGGCGGCCGTGCCGTCGCTCAAGACCCTGCTGGCCTCGCGCCACGAAGTCGCGGCCGTGGTCACCCGCCCCGACGCCCGCGCCGGGCGCGGGCGCAAGGTCGTGCCCAGCCCGGTGGCCCAGGTCGCCGCCGAGGCGGGTGTGGAGGTGCTCAAGCCCCACAAGGCCGCCGACCCCGAGTTCCTGGCCCGGCTGCGCGCCATCGCGCCCGACTGCTGCCCGGTCGTCGCCTACGGCGCGCTGCTGCGCCAGGAGGCCCTCGACATCCCCGCCCACGGCTGGGTCAACCTGCACTTCTCGCTGCTGCCGCAGTGGCGCGGCGCCGCGCCCGTCCAGCACGCCCTGCTGCACGGCGACGACCTCACCGGCGCCGCCACCTTCCTCATCGAGCCCGACCTGGACTCCGGCCCCGTGTTCGGCACCGTGGTCGAGCCCATCGGCCCCCACGACACCAGCGGCGACCTGCTGGCCCGCCTCGCCGAGACCGGCGCCGGGCTGCTGCTGCGCACCCTGGACGGCATCGAGGCGGGCACGCTGCGGCCCCAGCCCCAAAGCGCCGACGGCGTGTCCTTCGCGCCCAAGCTCACCAGCGCCGACGCCGAGGTCGACTTCACCGCGCCCGCCATGCGCGTGGACCGGCTGATCCGCGCCTGCACCCCGGCTCCCGGCGCCTGGACCACCTTCCGCGGCGAGCGCCTCAAGCTCGGCCCCGTGCGCCCCCGCACCGACGCCGACGCGCTGCCGCCCGGCGCCCTCGCCGTCACCCGCGCGGGCGTGTTCGCCGGGACCGCCACCCACCCGGTGGAACTGGGCGAGGTCCAGCCGCAGGGCAAGCGCGCCATGCCCGCCGCCGACTGGGCGCGCGGCGTGCGCCCGGCCGAGGCCGACGTCCTGGGCGCCTAG
- a CDS encoding nucleotidyltransferase family protein has protein sequence MTTREQSMNGTDDTSIAGLLLAAGEGSRLGRPKALIEVAGERLVDRGVRLLREAGCAPVYVVTGAAEVEVEHATPVHNPDWDSGMGSSLRTGLDAMPEEVDAVVVALADQPLVTSAAVRRLLDAYGDGARAAVATYSGNLRNPVLLGREHWPSVHALAEGDVGARPFLRAYSHLVTTVPCDDVASPDDIDTPEDLARLSHSLDAPHAAPPQPG, from the coding sequence ATGACCACACGCGAGCAGAGCATGAACGGCACCGACGACACGTCGATCGCCGGGCTGTTGCTGGCCGCGGGGGAGGGGAGTCGGCTGGGCCGGCCCAAGGCGCTGATCGAGGTGGCCGGGGAGCGGTTGGTCGACCGTGGGGTGCGGCTCCTGCGCGAAGCGGGATGCGCACCGGTCTACGTCGTGACGGGTGCCGCCGAGGTGGAGGTCGAGCACGCCACCCCGGTGCACAACCCGGACTGGGACTCGGGCATGGGGTCCTCGCTGCGCACCGGACTGGACGCCATGCCCGAGGAGGTCGACGCCGTCGTCGTGGCACTGGCCGACCAGCCGCTGGTGACCTCGGCGGCGGTGCGCCGGCTGCTCGACGCCTACGGCGACGGCGCCCGTGCGGCCGTCGCCACCTACTCGGGCAACCTGCGCAACCCGGTCCTGCTGGGCCGCGAGCACTGGCCGAGCGTGCACGCCCTCGCCGAGGGCGATGTCGGCGCCCGGCCGTTCCTGCGGGCCTACTCCCACCTGGTGACCACGGTCCCCTGCGACGACGTCGCGAGCCCCGACGACATCGACACCCCCGAAGACCTCGCCCGGCTGAGCCACTCCCTCGACGCGCCGCACGCGGCACCGCCGCAGCCGGGCTGA
- the rpe gene encoding ribulose-phosphate 3-epimerase, producing the protein MAIQISPSILSADFARLAEQAEAVAGSADWLHVDVMDNHFVPNLTLGLPVVESLLKAVSVPLDCHLMIEDPDRWAPAYAEAGAQSVTIHAEAAGAPVRTLREIRAQGARAGLALNPATALDPYADLIGEVDMLLLMTVEPGFGGQRFLDLVLPKIRAARQLISRTGGSVWLQVDGGVSPETVERAAAAGADVFVAGSAVYGADDPAAAVDALRAQAEKAAAQAG; encoded by the coding sequence GTGGCAATCCAGATCTCACCCAGCATCCTCTCCGCCGACTTCGCCCGCCTCGCCGAGCAGGCCGAGGCGGTCGCCGGTTCCGCCGACTGGCTGCACGTCGACGTCATGGACAACCATTTCGTCCCCAACCTCACGTTGGGCCTGCCGGTCGTGGAGTCGCTGCTGAAGGCCGTCAGCGTCCCCCTGGACTGCCACCTGATGATCGAGGACCCCGACCGCTGGGCCCCCGCCTACGCCGAGGCCGGCGCGCAGAGCGTCACCATCCACGCCGAGGCCGCCGGCGCGCCCGTGCGCACCCTGCGCGAGATCCGCGCCCAGGGCGCCCGCGCCGGGCTGGCGCTGAACCCGGCCACCGCCCTGGACCCCTACGCCGACCTGATCGGCGAGGTCGACATGCTGCTGCTGATGACCGTCGAGCCCGGGTTCGGCGGGCAGCGGTTCCTCGACCTCGTGCTGCCCAAGATCCGCGCCGCCCGGCAGCTCATCTCGCGCACCGGCGGCTCGGTGTGGCTCCAGGTCGACGGCGGGGTCAGCCCCGAGACCGTGGAGCGCGCGGCCGCCGCCGGGGCCGACGTGTTCGTCGCCGGATCCGCCGTCTACGGCGCCGACGACCCCGCCGCGGCCGTCGACGCGCTGCGCGCCCAGGCCGAGAAGGCCGCCGCGCAGGCCGGGTAG
- a CDS encoding transcription antitermination factor NusB translates to MSDRSRSPYRSTRRGTGGGGARNAPPQPKDPARRAAYDVLRAVHDRDAYANLLLPATLRERGISGRDAALATELTYGALRRQGTYDAVLDACVDRSLKSVDAEVLPVLRLGAHQLLSTNIPPHAAVSATVDLARRVIGHHRSRFANAVLRKVAARDLAAWLEVVAPDRAADPVGHLSVVHSHPRWIVEALAAALGEDPAAGPAALAETERLLAAHNERPQVTLVAKPGRASVADLVAGGATAARYSPHAAYLAEGDPAGLREVRQRRAAVQDEASQLVALALSRVPVEGPDSLWLDACAGPGGKAGLLAGLAGQREARLLAAEIQPARAGLVAQAVERSVRDAGRVVVADSTSPAWRDGAFDRVLVDAPCTGLGALRRRPESRWRRTPETAAGLAPLQRALLDRALDAARPGGVVAYVTCSPHLPETTGTVAAVLADRADAEPLRAADHLPEVSGAAAGPDGAYAQFWPHRHGTDAMFLALLRKR, encoded by the coding sequence GTGAGTGACCGTTCCCGTTCGCCCTACCGTTCGACGCGCCGCGGCACCGGCGGCGGCGGTGCCCGGAACGCGCCCCCGCAGCCCAAGGACCCCGCCCGCCGGGCCGCCTACGACGTCCTGCGGGCGGTGCACGACCGGGACGCCTACGCCAACCTGCTCCTGCCCGCCACGCTGCGCGAACGCGGAATCAGCGGGCGCGACGCCGCGCTGGCCACCGAGCTCACCTACGGCGCGCTGCGCCGCCAGGGCACCTACGACGCCGTGCTCGACGCCTGCGTCGACCGCTCGCTGAAGTCCGTGGACGCCGAGGTGCTGCCCGTGCTGCGGCTGGGCGCCCACCAACTGCTGTCCACCAACATCCCGCCGCACGCCGCCGTCAGCGCCACCGTCGACCTCGCCCGCCGCGTCATCGGCCACCACCGCAGCCGCTTCGCCAACGCGGTGCTGCGCAAGGTCGCCGCCCGCGACCTCGCCGCCTGGCTGGAGGTGGTGGCCCCCGACCGCGCCGCCGACCCCGTCGGACACCTCTCCGTCGTGCACAGCCACCCCCGCTGGATCGTCGAGGCACTGGCCGCCGCCCTGGGCGAGGACCCCGCGGCCGGACCCGCCGCGCTCGCCGAGACCGAGCGGCTGCTCGCCGCCCACAACGAGCGCCCCCAGGTCACGCTCGTCGCCAAACCCGGCCGCGCCTCGGTCGCCGACCTCGTGGCGGGCGGCGCCACCGCGGCCCGCTACTCGCCCCACGCCGCCTACCTGGCCGAAGGCGACCCCGCCGGCCTGCGCGAGGTCCGCCAGCGCCGCGCGGCCGTGCAGGACGAGGCCAGCCAGCTCGTGGCGCTGGCGCTGTCCCGGGTGCCCGTGGAGGGCCCCGACTCCCTGTGGCTGGACGCCTGCGCCGGCCCCGGCGGCAAGGCCGGCCTGCTGGCCGGGCTCGCGGGCCAGCGCGAGGCCCGGCTGCTGGCCGCCGAGATCCAGCCCGCCCGCGCCGGGCTCGTCGCCCAGGCGGTCGAGCGCTCGGTGCGCGACGCCGGGCGCGTCGTCGTGGCCGACTCCACCAGCCCGGCCTGGCGCGACGGCGCGTTCGACAGGGTCCTGGTCGACGCCCCCTGCACCGGCCTGGGCGCGCTGCGCCGCCGCCCCGAGTCGCGCTGGCGGCGCACCCCCGAGACCGCCGCCGGGCTCGCGCCCCTGCAGCGCGCCCTGCTGGACCGCGCCCTGGACGCCGCCCGCCCCGGCGGGGTGGTGGCCTACGTGACCTGCTCGCCGCACCTGCCCGAGACCACCGGGACCGTCGCGGCGGTGCTCGCCGACCGCGCCGACGCCGAGCCGCTGCGCGCCGCCGACCACCTGCCCGAGGTCTCCGGCGCCGCGGCCGGGCCCGACGGCGCCTACGCGCAGTTCTGGCCGCACCGCCACGGCACCGACGCCATGTTCCTGGCGCTGCTGCGCAAGCGCTGA
- a CDS encoding bifunctional 3,4-dihydroxy-2-butanone-4-phosphate synthase/GTP cyclohydrolase II: MTSTTTEQPAPSRVGVLDDITDAIADIAAGRPVVVVDDEDRENEGDLVFAAEAATPELMAFMVRHTSGLVCAPMLGEDLDRLQLPLMTTDNREGMRTAYTVTVDAASGITTGISAADRARTVALLADAATGPADLVRPGHVLPLRYRPGGVLARRGHTEASVDLARLAGMRPAAVIAEVVNDDGTMARLPQLRAFADEHGLRVVSIEQLVAHLQRLEAHAPRIAADPATGPVVERVVETRLPNAHGEWRAVGYRGTADGTEYVALVFGDLGDGSEVLARLHSECLTGDAFGSHRCDCGPQLEAAMAAIAAEGRGVLVYLRGHEGRGIGLLHKLRAYRLQDGGADTVDANLELGLPADARDFTPGAHILADLGVRSVRLLSNNPAKTEGLTAHGIAVAERIPMPTAVTPDNLRYLQTKRDRMGHDLPGIAAAT, from the coding sequence ATGACCAGCACCACCACCGAGCAGCCCGCCCCCTCCCGTGTCGGCGTCCTCGACGACATCACCGACGCGATCGCCGACATCGCCGCCGGGCGCCCGGTGGTCGTGGTGGACGACGAGGACCGCGAGAACGAGGGCGACCTCGTCTTCGCCGCCGAGGCCGCCACCCCCGAGCTGATGGCCTTCATGGTGCGCCACACCTCCGGGCTGGTCTGCGCGCCCATGCTGGGCGAGGACCTGGACCGCCTCCAGCTGCCGCTGATGACCACCGACAACCGCGAGGGCATGCGCACGGCCTACACGGTCACCGTCGACGCCGCCTCCGGTATCACCACCGGAATCTCCGCCGCCGACCGCGCCCGCACCGTCGCGCTGCTCGCCGACGCCGCCACCGGCCCCGCCGACCTCGTGCGGCCCGGCCACGTGCTGCCGCTGCGCTACCGCCCCGGCGGCGTGCTGGCCCGGCGCGGCCACACCGAGGCCTCGGTCGACCTCGCCCGCCTGGCCGGTATGCGCCCGGCGGCGGTCATCGCCGAGGTCGTCAACGACGACGGCACCATGGCGCGCCTGCCGCAGCTGCGCGCCTTCGCCGACGAGCACGGCCTGCGCGTGGTCTCCATCGAGCAGCTGGTGGCCCACCTCCAGCGCCTGGAGGCCCACGCCCCCCGGATCGCCGCCGACCCCGCCACCGGCCCCGTGGTGGAGCGCGTGGTCGAGACCCGGCTGCCCAACGCCCACGGCGAGTGGCGCGCGGTGGGCTACCGGGGCACCGCCGACGGCACCGAGTACGTCGCCCTGGTGTTCGGCGACCTCGGCGACGGTTCGGAGGTCCTGGCGCGGCTGCACTCGGAGTGCCTGACCGGGGACGCGTTCGGCTCCCACCGCTGCGACTGCGGCCCCCAGCTGGAGGCCGCCATGGCGGCCATCGCCGCCGAGGGCCGGGGCGTGCTGGTCTACCTGCGCGGCCACGAGGGGCGCGGGATCGGCCTGCTGCACAAGCTGCGCGCCTACCGGCTGCAGGACGGCGGCGCCGACACCGTCGACGCCAACCTGGAGCTGGGCCTGCCCGCCGACGCCCGCGACTTCACACCCGGCGCCCACATCCTGGCCGACCTGGGCGTCAGATCGGTGCGGCTGCTCAGCAACAACCCCGCCAAGACCGAGGGGCTGACCGCACACGGGATCGCGGTCGCCGAGCGGATCCCCATGCCCACCGCCGTCACCCCCGACAACCTGCGCTACCTGCAGACCAAGCGCGACCGGATGGGCCACGACCTGCCCGGGATCGCCGCCGCCACCTGA
- the ribH gene encoding 6,7-dimethyl-8-ribityllumazine synthase: MSGTGRPAEHTVDASGLRVAIVATRWNAEVVEPMVERARAALARTGAHEPVVVRVAGAVEIPVVAQQLARTHDAVVALGAVIRGGTPHFDYVCQSVTHGLTEAALRESTPIGNGVLTCDTQEQARDRAGLPGSHEDKGWEAAIAAVDTAVVLRGLREGAAAPAAG; encoded by the coding sequence ATGAGCGGAACAGGACGCCCCGCCGAGCACACCGTCGACGCCTCCGGGCTGCGCGTGGCCATCGTCGCCACCCGGTGGAACGCCGAGGTGGTGGAACCCATGGTCGAGCGCGCACGCGCGGCGCTCGCCCGCACCGGCGCGCACGAACCCGTTGTCGTGCGGGTGGCCGGCGCCGTGGAGATCCCGGTCGTCGCCCAGCAGCTCGCCCGCACCCACGACGCCGTCGTGGCTCTGGGCGCGGTCATCCGCGGCGGCACCCCGCACTTCGACTACGTCTGCCAGTCGGTCACCCACGGCCTGACCGAGGCCGCGCTGCGGGAGTCCACCCCCATCGGCAACGGAGTGCTCACCTGTGATACCCAGGAGCAGGCGCGCGACCGCGCCGGCCTGCCCGGCAGCCACGAGGACAAGGGCTGGGAGGCCGCGATCGCGGCCGTGGACACCGCCGTGGTGCTGCGCGGCCTGCGCGAGGGCGCGGCCGCACCCGCGGCGGGCTAG
- a CDS encoding riboflavin synthase — MFTGIVEELGEVAAIEQAGDSPGEAARITVRGPVVTSDAAHGDSIAVNGVCLTVVDSADGAFRADVMKETLDRSSLGALVPGSPVNLERAAKVSDRLGGHIVQGHVDGTAEVLERVTGSRSETLRFSLPAELARYVVEKGSIAVDGVSLTVASVGADNFTVSLIPTTLDLTTLGRKGIGAPVNLEVDVIAKYVERLVAAGRGAGA, encoded by the coding sequence GTGTTCACCGGGATTGTCGAAGAACTGGGCGAGGTCGCCGCGATCGAGCAGGCGGGCGACTCCCCAGGCGAGGCCGCGCGGATCACCGTCCGCGGGCCCGTTGTGACCTCCGACGCCGCGCACGGCGACTCCATCGCGGTCAACGGCGTGTGCCTGACCGTGGTCGACTCCGCCGACGGCGCGTTCCGCGCCGATGTGATGAAGGAGACCCTGGACCGCTCCAGCCTCGGCGCGCTCGTGCCGGGCTCGCCGGTCAACCTTGAGCGCGCCGCCAAGGTCTCCGACCGGCTGGGCGGCCACATCGTGCAGGGCCACGTCGACGGCACGGCCGAGGTCCTGGAGCGCGTCACCGGGTCACGCTCGGAGACCCTGCGCTTCTCACTGCCCGCCGAGCTCGCCCGCTACGTCGTCGAGAAGGGCTCCATCGCCGTCGACGGGGTCAGCCTCACCGTGGCCTCCGTGGGCGCCGACAACTTCACCGTCAGCCTCATCCCCACCACGCTCGACCTCACCACGCTGGGCCGCAAGGGCATCGGCGCGCCGGTGAACCTGGAGGTCGACGTCATCGCCAAGTACGTCGAGCGCCTGGTCGCCGCCGGCCGCGGGGCGGGCGCCTGA
- a CDS encoding XdhC family protein yields MRDIRTAVAELYASGDTFALATVIDTYRSSPREPGAAMAVSATGEVAGSVSGGCVEGAVYELAQEVMAEGRAQRATYGVSDDDAFAVGLTCGGTLHVLVEPVDPARHPHLGGVIADIEAHRPVAVATVAGGPGRLGARRVIWPDRAEGDLGGSRLEAAVDDDARGMLAQGSTGILRYGAQGERRGDDLEVFVQSFAPAPRMLVFGAIDFAAAVTEIGAYLGYRVTVCDARPVFATAKRFPKADEVVVKWPHVFLAEIEAQIDERTAICVLTHDPKFDVPVLEVALRTPAGYIGAMGSRRTHDDRLARLREAGIPEDRLARLRSPIGLDLGARTPEETAVSIAAELIQTRWGGSGRPLSATEGRIHIDPLAAAPGGGPAAAPARRPAGTR; encoded by the coding sequence GTGCGTGACATCCGCACGGCCGTCGCCGAACTGTACGCCTCGGGCGACACCTTCGCCCTGGCGACCGTCATCGACACCTACCGCAGCTCCCCGCGCGAACCCGGCGCGGCCATGGCCGTCAGCGCCACCGGCGAGGTCGCCGGCAGCGTGTCCGGCGGCTGCGTCGAGGGGGCCGTCTACGAACTCGCCCAGGAGGTCATGGCCGAGGGCCGCGCCCAAAGAGCCACCTACGGCGTCAGCGACGACGACGCCTTCGCGGTCGGCCTGACCTGCGGCGGAACCCTGCACGTCCTGGTCGAGCCCGTCGACCCCGCCCGCCACCCGCACCTGGGCGGGGTCATCGCCGACATCGAGGCGCACCGCCCGGTGGCCGTGGCCACGGTCGCGGGCGGCCCCGGGCGCCTGGGCGCCCGCCGCGTCATCTGGCCCGACCGCGCCGAGGGCGACCTCGGCGGCAGCCGCCTGGAGGCCGCCGTCGACGACGACGCCCGCGGCATGCTCGCCCAGGGCAGCACCGGGATCCTGCGCTACGGCGCCCAGGGCGAGCGGCGCGGCGACGACCTGGAGGTGTTCGTCCAGTCCTTCGCGCCCGCGCCCCGCATGCTCGTCTTCGGCGCCATCGACTTCGCGGCGGCCGTCACCGAGATCGGCGCCTACCTGGGCTACCGCGTGACCGTGTGCGACGCCCGCCCGGTCTTCGCCACCGCCAAGCGGTTCCCCAAGGCCGACGAGGTCGTCGTGAAGTGGCCGCACGTCTTCCTCGCCGAGATCGAGGCGCAGATCGACGAGCGCACCGCCATCTGCGTCCTCACCCACGACCCCAAGTTCGACGTCCCGGTGCTGGAGGTCGCCCTGCGCACCCCGGCCGGCTACATCGGCGCCATGGGCAGCCGCCGCACCCACGACGACCGCCTCGCCCGGCTGCGCGAGGCCGGAATCCCCGAGGACCGGCTGGCCCGCCTGCGCTCGCCGATCGGGCTGGACCTCGGCGCCCGCACTCCCGAGGAGACCGCGGTCTCCATCGCCGCCGAACTCATCCAGACCCGCTGGGGCGGCAGCGGCCGCCCCCTGTCGGCCACCGAGGGGCGCATCCACATCGACCCGCTCGCGGCCGCGCCCGGCGGCGGCCCCGCGGCCGCGCCCGCGCGCCGACCCGCGGGCACCCGCTGA
- a CDS encoding phosphatase PAP2 family protein, whose product MGAAPAGTLQALDLREVAMDAVWDTEIALVAWIQGWGTWLLAPMEAVSLLGSQALLVVFVPLLFWSVSAGLGARTYLVAAAGGVVNGLLKFALHGARPDWYHHGVRSLAPSHTFGAPSGHAQNSLMLWGYLALRLARRWAWYAAAAIVLAVALTRLYLGAHFLTDILLGWLVGAAMLWAVARNEDALRAWWLRLGLAAQVVLALAVSAGPVLLAQGWETLVHAGWSAPEDWTGAVPRGLGDGSVEHVARVAGGLFGGLAGFSVLAARGWYSAAGPLVSRVARYVIGLSGIVLLLVVMRVALPEAGGAAGAAVDFASFAVVALWSALGAPELFVLTGLARRPAPERAAEGPAARRE is encoded by the coding sequence TTGGGAGCCGCGCCGGCGGGCACGCTCCAGGCCCTCGACCTTCGCGAGGTGGCCATGGACGCGGTGTGGGACACGGAGATCGCCCTCGTGGCGTGGATCCAGGGCTGGGGCACCTGGCTGCTGGCGCCCATGGAGGCGGTCAGCCTGCTGGGCTCCCAGGCGCTGCTCGTGGTGTTCGTCCCGCTGCTGTTCTGGAGCGTCAGCGCCGGCCTGGGCGCCCGCACCTACCTCGTGGCGGCCGCCGGCGGCGTCGTCAACGGCCTGCTGAAGTTCGCCCTGCACGGCGCCCGCCCCGACTGGTACCACCACGGCGTGCGCTCGCTGGCGCCCTCCCACACCTTCGGCGCGCCCTCCGGCCACGCCCAGAACTCCCTGATGCTGTGGGGCTACCTCGCGCTGCGGCTGGCGCGCCGGTGGGCCTGGTACGCCGCCGCCGCGATCGTCCTGGCCGTCGCCCTCACCCGCCTCTACCTGGGCGCGCACTTCCTCACCGACATCCTGCTGGGGTGGCTGGTGGGCGCCGCCATGCTGTGGGCGGTCGCCCGCAACGAGGACGCCCTGCGCGCCTGGTGGCTGCGCCTGGGCCTGGCCGCGCAGGTCGTGCTGGCGCTGGCGGTGTCGGCCGGGCCGGTGCTGCTCGCCCAGGGCTGGGAGACCCTGGTGCACGCCGGGTGGAGCGCGCCCGAGGACTGGACCGGTGCCGTGCCGCGCGGCCTGGGCGACGGCTCGGTGGAGCACGTGGCCCGCGTCGCCGGCGGCCTGTTCGGCGGCCTGGCCGGGTTCTCCGTGCTCGCCGCGCGCGGCTGGTACAGCGCCGCGGGGCCGCTGGTCTCGCGGGTGGCGCGCTATGTGATCGGCCTCTCGGGAATCGTGCTGCTGCTGGTGGTGATGCGCGTCGCGCTGCCCGAGGCGGGCGGCGCGGCCGGCGCGGCCGTGGACTTCGCGTCCTTCGCGGTCGTGGCCCTGTGGAGCGCGCTGGGCGCGCCCGAACTGTTCGTGCTCACGGGACTGGCCCGCCGGCCCGCCCCCGAGCGCGCCGCCGAGGGACCCGCCGCGCGCCGGGAATGA
- a CDS encoding PH domain-containing protein → MVDDAAAEVPAPALPVTWRPRNMRIVGYGLAAVIMVTMVLLAVVLPPDWRLADRLGLVALGLVGVGVMHLLARPRLTATETRVTVVNSIRTHVLEWPEIVDARMPVGEPWPTIDLADGSTLAVMGIQSNDGDLARTNLARFQALLRNRGEAQEPPRPA, encoded by the coding sequence ATGGTGGACGACGCCGCCGCCGAGGTGCCCGCTCCGGCCCTGCCGGTGACCTGGCGGCCCCGCAACATGCGGATCGTCGGCTACGGACTCGCGGCGGTGATCATGGTGACCATGGTGCTGCTGGCGGTCGTGCTGCCGCCGGACTGGCGGCTGGCCGACCGGCTGGGCCTGGTCGCGCTGGGCCTGGTCGGCGTCGGGGTGATGCACCTGCTCGCCCGGCCCCGCCTCACCGCCACCGAGACCCGGGTCACCGTGGTCAACAGCATCCGCACCCACGTGCTGGAGTGGCCCGAGATCGTGGACGCCCGCATGCCGGTGGGCGAGCCCTGGCCCACCATCGACCTCGCCGACGGCTCCACCCTCGCCGTGATGGGCATCCAGAGCAACGACGGCGACCTGGCGCGGACCAACCTCGCCCGGTTCCAGGCGCTGCTGCGCAACCGGGGCGAGGCCCAGGAGCCGCCGCGCCCGGCGTGA
- a CDS encoding aldose epimerase family protein translates to MGDAIELAAGGYRAVVSRRGAALCGLTHEGRDLVWGYPPEQAPASYQGQLLAPWPNRIADGRYRFGGLEHRLEVTEPERGTALHGLVHAVPWLPVEIAGDRTTLTHLIDGAPGYPFRLELSVTYALDAAGGLEVAVEARNTGDGAAPYGVGAHPYLRVPLPLDDAVLRLPAGKRLPVDGRLLPDGPPEPVAGTEHDFRTPRRIGTTAFDTAFTDLERDAEGRAWTVLAAGGRAVGVWADRSYGWLQVFSAEGLPGGLARSAFAVEPMTCPPDAFNSGTDLLVLEPGAAAVRSRFGICAVDPGEV, encoded by the coding sequence GTGGGCGATGCGATCGAGTTGGCGGCGGGCGGCTACCGGGCCGTCGTCAGCCGCCGCGGAGCGGCGCTGTGCGGCCTGACGCACGAGGGCCGGGACCTGGTGTGGGGGTACCCGCCGGAGCAGGCCCCCGCCTCCTACCAGGGGCAACTGCTGGCGCCCTGGCCCAACCGGATCGCCGACGGCCGCTACCGCTTCGGCGGGCTGGAGCACCGGCTGGAGGTCACCGAGCCCGAGCGCGGCACGGCGCTGCACGGACTGGTGCACGCGGTGCCGTGGCTGCCGGTGGAGATCGCCGGCGACCGCACGACGCTGACCCACCTGATCGACGGCGCCCCGGGCTACCCGTTCCGGCTGGAGCTGAGTGTCACCTACGCGCTGGACGCCGCGGGCGGGCTGGAGGTCGCGGTCGAGGCGCGCAACACCGGCGACGGCGCGGCCCCCTACGGCGTGGGCGCCCACCCCTACCTGCGGGTGCCGCTGCCGCTGGACGACGCGGTGCTGCGCCTGCCGGCAGGTAAGCGCTTGCCGGTCGACGGCCGCCTGCTGCCCGACGGCCCGCCCGAACCGGTCGCCGGCACCGAGCACGACTTCCGCACGCCCCGGCGCATCGGCACGACCGCCTTCGACACCGCGTTCACCGATCTGGAGCGCGATGCCGAAGGGCGGGCGTGGACGGTCCTGGCCGCGGGCGGCCGCGCCGTGGGGGTCTGGGCCGACCGCTCCTACGGCTGGCTCCAGGTGTTCAGCGCCGAGGGGCTGCCCGGCGGCCTGGCGCGCAGCGCGTTCGCGGTGGAGCCCATGACCTGCCCGCCGGACGCGTTCAACTCGGGGACGGACCTGCTGGTGCTGGAGCCGGGGGCCGCGGCCGTGCGGTCGCGGTTCGGCATCTGCGCGGTGGACCCGGGCGAGGTGTAG